A single region of the Sciurus carolinensis chromosome 14, mSciCar1.2, whole genome shotgun sequence genome encodes:
- the Mamdc4 gene encoding apical endosomal glycoprotein isoform X3, producing MEFPVTVLRRSQGPSCLSLSPEFGYPVSWAAQVHGLPVLKLDTPGQSGMASCRPCSHLAVILPAAWSPGRAWFPGHCRSPSEAMCNFVCDCNDCSDEAQCGHHGASPVPGTPFTCDFEQDACGWQDISTSGYSWLRDRAGAVLEGPGPHSDHTLGTDLGWYMAVGLHRGKEASTAALRSPALREAAPTCELRLWYHAASGDVAELRLELTHRKETLTLWKSAGPWGPSWQELVVTTGRIQGDFQVTFSATRNATHRGAVAVDDVGFWGCGLPAPQASCPLGHHHCQNQACIEPHQLCDGEDNCGDGSDEDPLACSHHMATDFESGLGSWNHSEGWARNHSAGGPEDLAWPNRDHSRNSAQGTFLVSVAKSGTPAVLSSPEFQASGSHNCSLVFYYYLHGSEAGCLQLLLQMQGSSAPQDPVLLRRRRGQLGAAWVRDRIDIRSAHPFRILLAGETGPGGVVGLDDLILSDHCRVSPEWSALQSLPPGPWAQALQPQLSSLRPWEVCELGQLPCGDLCVPPEQLCDFQEQCPEGEDEQECGTTDFEAATAGGWEDASVGRLQWQRVAAQEGRGPGRDAGGAAAGHFLSLQRAWGQLRAEARALTPTLGPSGPNCEFHMAYYFHSHPQGFLALLVLEGNSRELVWQAPSSSTEGWTVDKVLLGAHHRPFRLELVSLVDWDSPGQQGAGVDNVTMRDCSPTATTEKDREVSCNFERDTCGWHTGHFTDAHWRRIQSHGPGYDHTTGQGFFMLLDPTDPPARGHGAHLLTGPQTPATPKECLSFWYYLYGPQIGTLRLIMRRDREENTLLWSRSGTHGNRWHQAWATLHHQLEPGTRFQLLFEGLRDGYHGTMGLDDVAVRPGPCWAPRHCSFEDSACGFSTGGQGLWRRQASASGPVRWGPRTDHTTETAQGYYMVVDTSPDTLPQGHVAFLTSEEHRPLAQPTCLSFWYHLSLHNPGTLRVHVDEGRRRQVFSVGGHGGLTWRLGSVDVQAGQAWRVVFEALAAGVDHSYIALDDLSLQDGPCPRPGSCDFESGLCGWSHLAWPGLGRYSWDWSGGDTPSRYPLPTVDHTLGTEAGHFAFFETGVLGPGGQVAWLRSEPLPATGASCLRFWYHMGFPEHFYKGELRVLLSSAQGQLAVWGEGGRLRHQWLEVQVEVASAEEFQIVFEATLGGQPALGPIALDDVEYQAGQHCQQPASSQGDSTASVTVPAMIGGALLFLMLLVLLGLGGRHWLQKKGGCPFWSGEGAAAAGFDNILFNAVGPPGWSHPPSTCHQQLVDHPRQDTLRPRPQVGPTPSPGTSPRPRLVQAVGTQRTELPQPSCPATAHLYPQGACPMNKCSV from the exons ATGGAATTCCCAGTGACAGTTCTCCGTAGATCCCAGGGCCCTTCCTGCCTGAGTCTGAGCCCTGAATTTGGGTACCCAGTGTCCTGGGCTGCTCAGGTCCATGGACTTCCAGTGCTAAAATTAGATACTCCTGGGCAAAGTGGGATGGCCAGTTGCCGTCCCTGCTCCCACTTGGCTGTCATTCTGCCAGCAGCATGGTCCCCAGGCAGGGCCTGGTTCCCTGGCCACTGCAGGAGCCCCAGTGAGGCCATGTGCAACTTTGTGTGTGACTGCAACGACTGCTCAGACGAGGCTCAGTGTG GGCACCACGGGGCCTCGCCCGTCCCGGGCACCCCTTTCACCTGCGACTTTGAGCAGGATGCCTGTGGCTGGCAGGATATCAGCACTTCGGGCTACAGCTGGCTCCGAGACCGGGCAGGGGCTGTGCTGGAGGGCCCTGGGCCTCACTCTGACCACACACTTGGAACTGACCTGG GCTGGTACATGGCTGTGGGACTCCACCGTGGGAAGGAGGCGTCCACAGCAGCCCTGCGCTCCCCCGCCCTGCGAGAGGCAGCCCCCACCTGTGAGCTGAGGCTCTGGTACCACGCAGCCTCGGGAG ATGTGGCTGAGCTGCGCCTGGAGCTGACCCACCGAAAAGAGACGCTGACCCTGTGGAAGAGTGCCGGACCCTGGGGCCCCAGCTGGCAGGAGCTAGTGGTGACCACTGGCCGCATCCAGGGCGACTTCCAA GTGACCTTCTCTGCTACCCGAAATGCCACACACAGGGGAGCTGTGGCCGTGGATGATGTGGGGTTCTGGGGCTGTGGGCTGCCTG CTCCCCAGGCCAGCTGCCCCCTGGGGCACCACCACTGCCAGAACCAGGCCTGCATAGAGCCCCACCAGCTGTGCGACGGGGAGGACAACTGTGGGGACGGCTCGGATGAAGACCCGCTCGCCTGCA GCCACCACATGGCTACTGACTTTGAGTCAGGCCTGGGTTCATGGAACCACTCAGAGGGCTGGGCCCGGAACCACAGTGCTGGAGGCCCTGAGGACCTGGCCTGGCCAAACCGAGATCACAGCCGGAACAGTGCACAGG GCACTTTCCTAGTCTCTGTGGCCAAGTCTGGCACCCCTGCTGTCCTCTCCAGCCCTGAGTTTCAAGCCTCAGGCTCCCACAACTGTTCG CTCGTCTTCTACTACTACCTGCATGGCTCTGAGGCTGGCTGCCTCCAGCTGCTCCTGCAGATGCAGGGGTCCAGTGCCCCTCAGGACCCTGTCCTCCTGCGGAGGCGCCGTGGACAGCTAGGAGCAGCGTGGGTGCGAGACCGGATTGACATCAGGAGTGCCCATCCCTTCCGG ATCCTCCTGGCTGGGGAAACAGGTCCAGGAGGCGTGGTGGGCCTGGACGACCTCATCCTGTCGGACCACTGCAGAGTATCTCCAG aGTGGTCTGCCCTGCAGTCACTGCCTCCAGGACCCTGGGCCCAGGCCCTCCAGCCCCAGTTGTCCAGCCTGCGTCCCTGGGAGGTCTGTGAGCTGGGACAGCTTCCCTGTGGGGACCTGTGTGTGCCCCCGGAGCAGCTGTGTGACTTCCAGGAGCAGTGCCCGGAGGGCGAGGACGAGCAGGAGTGTG GCACCACGGACTTCGAGGCGGCCACTGCCGGGGGCTGGGAGGACGCCAGTGTGGGGCGGCTGCAGTGGCAGCGGGTCGCCGCCCAGGAAGGCAGGGGGCCTGGCAGGGACGCTGGCGGGGCTGCTGCTG GGCACTTCCTGTCTCTACAGAGGGCCTGGGGGCAGCTGAGGGCTGAGGCCCGGGCCCTCACACCCACCCTGGGCCCCTCAGGCCCCAACTGTGAATTCCACATGGCTTACTACTTCCACAGTCACCCCCAAG GCTTCCTGGCTCTGCTGGTGCTGGAGGGTAACTCCCGGGAGCTGGTGTGGCAGGCTCCAAGCAGCAGCACAGAGGGCTGGACAGTGGACAAGGTCCTTCTTGGAGCACACCACCGGCCATTCCGG CTGGAGCTTGTCAGCCTCGTGGACTGGGACAGTCCTGGCCAGCAGGGGGCTGGGGTGGACAACGTGACCATGAGGGACTGCAGCCCCACAGCGACCACCGAGAAAGACAGAG agGTCTCCTGTAACTTTGAGCGGGACACCTGCGGCTGGCACACGGGCCACTTCACAGATGCCCACTGGCGTCGGATACAGAGTCATGGCCCTGGGTATGACCACACTACTGGCCAAG GCTTCTTCATGCTCCTGGACCCCACAGACCCCCCTGCCCGTGGCCATGGTGCCCACTTGCTCACAGGGCCCCAGACCCCGGCAACCCCGAAGGAGTGTCTCAGCTTCTGGTATTACCTGTATGGACCCCAAATTG GAACCTTGCGCCTGATCAtgaggagggacagagaggagaaCACGCTGCTGTGGTCCCGGTCAGGCACCCATGGTAACCGCTGGCACCAGGCTTGGGCCACTCTCCACCACCAGCTAGAACCCGGCACCAGGTTCCAG CTGCTGTTCGAGGGCCTTCGTGATGGGTACCATGGCACCATGGGGCTGGACGACGTGGCTGTGCGGCCCGGGCCCTGCTGGGCGCCCAGGCACTGCTCCTTTGAGGACTCTGCCTGTGGCTTCTCCACTGGAGGACAGGGCCTGTGGAGGCGCCAAGCCAGCGCCTCAGGCCCTGTCCGCTGGGGTCCCCGGACAGACCACACCACAGAGACAGCCCAAG GGTACTACATGGTGGTGGACACAAGCCCAGACACACTGCCTCAGGGCCACGTGGCCTTCCTGACCTCGGAGGAGCATAGGCCTCTGGCCCAGCCCACCTGCCTGAGCTTTTGGTACCACCTGAGCCTCCACAACCCAG GCACCCTGCGGGTCCACGTGGACGAGGGCAGGAGGCGCCAGGTGTTCAGTGTTGGTGGCCATGGTGGGCTTACCTGGCGCCTGGGCAGCGTGGATGTGCAGGCTGGGCAGGCCTGGAGG GTGGTGTTCGAGGCTCTGGCTGCAGGCGTGGACCACTCCTACATCGCACTGGACGACCTTTCCCTTCAGGATGGGCCCTGCCCTCGGCCAG GGTCCTGTGATTTTGAATCCGGCCTGTGTGGCTGGAgccacctggcctggcctggcctgggcagGTACAGCTGGGACTGGAGTGGTGGCGACACCCCCTCCCGCTACCCACTGCCCACTGTGGACCACACCCTAGGCACAGAAGCAG GCCACTTTGCCTTTTTCGAAACCGGTGTGCTGGGTCCGGGGGGCCAGGTGGCCTGGCTGCGCAGCGAGCCTCTGCCAGCCACCGGGGCTTCCTGCCTCCGCTTCTGGTACCACATGGGATTTCCCGAGCACTTCT ACAAGGGTGAGTTGCGGGTGCTCCTGAGCAGTGCCCAGGGccagctggctgtgtggggtGAAGGCGGACGCCTGCGGCACCAGTGGCTGGAAGTCCAGGTGGAGGTGGCCAGCGCCGAGGAGTTCCAG ATCGTGTTTGAAGCCACTCTGGGTGGCCAGCCGGCTTTGGGGCCCATCGCTCTGGACGACGTGGAGTACCAGGCGGGGCAGCATTGCCAGCAGCCTGCGTCTAGTCAGG GGGACTCGACAGCATCCGTGACGGTGCCGGCCATGATTGGGGGGGCCCTGCTCTTCCTCATGCTCCTGGTGCTGCTTGGACTCGGGGGACGCCACTGGCTGCAGAAGAAGGGGGGCTGCCCCTTCTGGAGTGGTGAGGGTGCGGCGGCCGCTGGCTTCGACAACATCCTCTTCAACGCGGTAGGACCCCCAG gaTGGAGTCACCCTCCCAGCACCTGCCACCAGCAGCTCGTAGACCATCCCAGACAGGATACCCTCAGACCTCGGCCCCAGGTTGGACCCACTCCATCACCAGGCACCTCGCCCCGCCCCAGGCTGGTCCAGGCTGTGGGGACTCAGAGGACAGAGCTTCCACAGCCCTCCTGTCCAGCGACTGCCCACTTGTACCCTCAGGGTGCTTGCCCCATGAATAAATGTTCAGTCTGA
- the Mamdc4 gene encoding apical endosomal glycoprotein isoform X5, translating into MEFPVTVLRRSQGPSCLSLSPEFGYPVSWAAQVHGLPVLKLDTPGQSGMASCRPCSHLAVILPAAWSPGRAWFPGHCRSPSEAMCNFVCDCNDCSDEAQCGHHGASPVPGTPFTCDFEQDACGWQDISTSGYSWLRDRAGAVLEGPGPHSDHTLGTDLGWYMAVGLHRGKEASTAALRSPALREAAPTCELRLWYHAASGDVAELRLELTHRKETLTLWKSAGPWGPSWQELVVTTGRIQGDFQVTFSATRNATHRGAVAVDDVGFWGCGLPAPQASCPLGHHHCQNQACIEPHQLCDGEDNCGDGSDEDPLACSHHMATDFESGLGSWNHSEGWARNHSAGGPEDLAWPNRDHSRNSAQGTFLVSVAKSGTPAVLSSPEFQASGSHNCSLVFYYYLHGSEAGCLQLLLQMQGSSAPQDPVLLRRRRGQLGAAWVRDRIDIRSAHPFRILLAGETGPGGVVGLDDLILSDHCRVSPEWSALQSLPPGPWAQALQPQLSSLRPWEVCELGQLPCGDLCVPPEQLCDFQEQCPEGEDEQECGTTDFEAATAGGWEDASVGRLQWQRVAAQEGRGPGRDAGGAAAGHFLSLQRAWGQLRAEARALTPTLGPSGPNCEFHMAYYFHSHPQGFLALLVLEGNSRELVWQAPSSSTEGWTVDKVLLGAHHRPFRLELVSLVDWDSPGQQGAGVDNVTMRDCSPTATTEKDREVSCNFERDTCGWHTGHFTDAHWRRIQSHGPGYDHTTGQGFFMLLDPTDPPARGHGAHLLTGPQTPATPKECLSFWYYLYGPQIGTLRLIMRRDREENTLLWSRSGTHGNRWHQAWATLHHQLEPGTRFQLLFEGLRDGYHGTMGLDDVAVRPGPCWAPRHCSFEDSACGFSTGGQGLWRRQASASGPVRWGPRTDHTTETAQGYYMVVDTSPDTLPQGHVAFLTSEEHRPLAQPTCLSFWYHLSLHNPGEELWEGLGLHAGQVSRRPCADLGRCVDLSLLLLTWAGPGVAGTLRVHVDEGRRRQVFSVGGHGGLTWRLGSVDVQAGQAWRVVFEALAAGVDHSYIALDDLSLQDGPCPRPGSCDFESGLCGWSHLAWPGLGRYSWDWSGGDTPSRYPLPTVDHTLGTEAGHFAFFETGVLGPGGQVAWLRSEPLPATGASCLRFWYHMGFPEHFYKGELRVLLSSAQGQLAVWGEGGRLRHQWLEVQVEVASAEEFQIVFEATLGGQPALGPIALDDVEYQAGQHCQQPASSQGDSTASVTVPAMIGGALLFLMLLVLLGLGGRHWLQKKGGCPFWSGEGAAAAGFDNILFNADGVTLPAPATSSS; encoded by the exons ATGGAATTCCCAGTGACAGTTCTCCGTAGATCCCAGGGCCCTTCCTGCCTGAGTCTGAGCCCTGAATTTGGGTACCCAGTGTCCTGGGCTGCTCAGGTCCATGGACTTCCAGTGCTAAAATTAGATACTCCTGGGCAAAGTGGGATGGCCAGTTGCCGTCCCTGCTCCCACTTGGCTGTCATTCTGCCAGCAGCATGGTCCCCAGGCAGGGCCTGGTTCCCTGGCCACTGCAGGAGCCCCAGTGAGGCCATGTGCAACTTTGTGTGTGACTGCAACGACTGCTCAGACGAGGCTCAGTGTG GGCACCACGGGGCCTCGCCCGTCCCGGGCACCCCTTTCACCTGCGACTTTGAGCAGGATGCCTGTGGCTGGCAGGATATCAGCACTTCGGGCTACAGCTGGCTCCGAGACCGGGCAGGGGCTGTGCTGGAGGGCCCTGGGCCTCACTCTGACCACACACTTGGAACTGACCTGG GCTGGTACATGGCTGTGGGACTCCACCGTGGGAAGGAGGCGTCCACAGCAGCCCTGCGCTCCCCCGCCCTGCGAGAGGCAGCCCCCACCTGTGAGCTGAGGCTCTGGTACCACGCAGCCTCGGGAG ATGTGGCTGAGCTGCGCCTGGAGCTGACCCACCGAAAAGAGACGCTGACCCTGTGGAAGAGTGCCGGACCCTGGGGCCCCAGCTGGCAGGAGCTAGTGGTGACCACTGGCCGCATCCAGGGCGACTTCCAA GTGACCTTCTCTGCTACCCGAAATGCCACACACAGGGGAGCTGTGGCCGTGGATGATGTGGGGTTCTGGGGCTGTGGGCTGCCTG CTCCCCAGGCCAGCTGCCCCCTGGGGCACCACCACTGCCAGAACCAGGCCTGCATAGAGCCCCACCAGCTGTGCGACGGGGAGGACAACTGTGGGGACGGCTCGGATGAAGACCCGCTCGCCTGCA GCCACCACATGGCTACTGACTTTGAGTCAGGCCTGGGTTCATGGAACCACTCAGAGGGCTGGGCCCGGAACCACAGTGCTGGAGGCCCTGAGGACCTGGCCTGGCCAAACCGAGATCACAGCCGGAACAGTGCACAGG GCACTTTCCTAGTCTCTGTGGCCAAGTCTGGCACCCCTGCTGTCCTCTCCAGCCCTGAGTTTCAAGCCTCAGGCTCCCACAACTGTTCG CTCGTCTTCTACTACTACCTGCATGGCTCTGAGGCTGGCTGCCTCCAGCTGCTCCTGCAGATGCAGGGGTCCAGTGCCCCTCAGGACCCTGTCCTCCTGCGGAGGCGCCGTGGACAGCTAGGAGCAGCGTGGGTGCGAGACCGGATTGACATCAGGAGTGCCCATCCCTTCCGG ATCCTCCTGGCTGGGGAAACAGGTCCAGGAGGCGTGGTGGGCCTGGACGACCTCATCCTGTCGGACCACTGCAGAGTATCTCCAG aGTGGTCTGCCCTGCAGTCACTGCCTCCAGGACCCTGGGCCCAGGCCCTCCAGCCCCAGTTGTCCAGCCTGCGTCCCTGGGAGGTCTGTGAGCTGGGACAGCTTCCCTGTGGGGACCTGTGTGTGCCCCCGGAGCAGCTGTGTGACTTCCAGGAGCAGTGCCCGGAGGGCGAGGACGAGCAGGAGTGTG GCACCACGGACTTCGAGGCGGCCACTGCCGGGGGCTGGGAGGACGCCAGTGTGGGGCGGCTGCAGTGGCAGCGGGTCGCCGCCCAGGAAGGCAGGGGGCCTGGCAGGGACGCTGGCGGGGCTGCTGCTG GGCACTTCCTGTCTCTACAGAGGGCCTGGGGGCAGCTGAGGGCTGAGGCCCGGGCCCTCACACCCACCCTGGGCCCCTCAGGCCCCAACTGTGAATTCCACATGGCTTACTACTTCCACAGTCACCCCCAAG GCTTCCTGGCTCTGCTGGTGCTGGAGGGTAACTCCCGGGAGCTGGTGTGGCAGGCTCCAAGCAGCAGCACAGAGGGCTGGACAGTGGACAAGGTCCTTCTTGGAGCACACCACCGGCCATTCCGG CTGGAGCTTGTCAGCCTCGTGGACTGGGACAGTCCTGGCCAGCAGGGGGCTGGGGTGGACAACGTGACCATGAGGGACTGCAGCCCCACAGCGACCACCGAGAAAGACAGAG agGTCTCCTGTAACTTTGAGCGGGACACCTGCGGCTGGCACACGGGCCACTTCACAGATGCCCACTGGCGTCGGATACAGAGTCATGGCCCTGGGTATGACCACACTACTGGCCAAG GCTTCTTCATGCTCCTGGACCCCACAGACCCCCCTGCCCGTGGCCATGGTGCCCACTTGCTCACAGGGCCCCAGACCCCGGCAACCCCGAAGGAGTGTCTCAGCTTCTGGTATTACCTGTATGGACCCCAAATTG GAACCTTGCGCCTGATCAtgaggagggacagagaggagaaCACGCTGCTGTGGTCCCGGTCAGGCACCCATGGTAACCGCTGGCACCAGGCTTGGGCCACTCTCCACCACCAGCTAGAACCCGGCACCAGGTTCCAG CTGCTGTTCGAGGGCCTTCGTGATGGGTACCATGGCACCATGGGGCTGGACGACGTGGCTGTGCGGCCCGGGCCCTGCTGGGCGCCCAGGCACTGCTCCTTTGAGGACTCTGCCTGTGGCTTCTCCACTGGAGGACAGGGCCTGTGGAGGCGCCAAGCCAGCGCCTCAGGCCCTGTCCGCTGGGGTCCCCGGACAGACCACACCACAGAGACAGCCCAAG GGTACTACATGGTGGTGGACACAAGCCCAGACACACTGCCTCAGGGCCACGTGGCCTTCCTGACCTCGGAGGAGCATAGGCCTCTGGCCCAGCCCACCTGCCTGAGCTTTTGGTACCACCTGAGCCTCCACAACCCAGGTGAGGAGCTGTGGGAGGGCCTGGGGCTCCATGCTGGGCAGGTGTCCCGCAGGCCCTGTGCGGACCTGGGGCGCTGTGTGGATCTTTCCCTACTGCTGCTGACCTGGGCTGGCCCTGGTGTGGCAGGCACCCTGCGGGTCCACGTGGACGAGGGCAGGAGGCGCCAGGTGTTCAGTGTTGGTGGCCATGGTGGGCTTACCTGGCGCCTGGGCAGCGTGGATGTGCAGGCTGGGCAGGCCTGGAGG GTGGTGTTCGAGGCTCTGGCTGCAGGCGTGGACCACTCCTACATCGCACTGGACGACCTTTCCCTTCAGGATGGGCCCTGCCCTCGGCCAG GGTCCTGTGATTTTGAATCCGGCCTGTGTGGCTGGAgccacctggcctggcctggcctgggcagGTACAGCTGGGACTGGAGTGGTGGCGACACCCCCTCCCGCTACCCACTGCCCACTGTGGACCACACCCTAGGCACAGAAGCAG GCCACTTTGCCTTTTTCGAAACCGGTGTGCTGGGTCCGGGGGGCCAGGTGGCCTGGCTGCGCAGCGAGCCTCTGCCAGCCACCGGGGCTTCCTGCCTCCGCTTCTGGTACCACATGGGATTTCCCGAGCACTTCT ACAAGGGTGAGTTGCGGGTGCTCCTGAGCAGTGCCCAGGGccagctggctgtgtggggtGAAGGCGGACGCCTGCGGCACCAGTGGCTGGAAGTCCAGGTGGAGGTGGCCAGCGCCGAGGAGTTCCAG ATCGTGTTTGAAGCCACTCTGGGTGGCCAGCCGGCTTTGGGGCCCATCGCTCTGGACGACGTGGAGTACCAGGCGGGGCAGCATTGCCAGCAGCCTGCGTCTAGTCAGG GGGACTCGACAGCATCCGTGACGGTGCCGGCCATGATTGGGGGGGCCCTGCTCTTCCTCATGCTCCTGGTGCTGCTTGGACTCGGGGGACGCCACTGGCTGCAGAAGAAGGGGGGCTGCCCCTTCTGGAGTGGTGAGGGTGCGGCGGCCGCTGGCTTCGACAACATCCTCTTCAACGCG gaTGGAGTCACCCTCCCAGCACCTGCCACCAGCAGCTCGTAG